GAATTAAAGGGTTGCTCTTTTTGAGTATTTATGTATTTTATTAACTTCGTGTTGAACAAAGTATCTTTATCACCTAAAACTAAATTGTATATTTTCAAATATCTTCACTCCATTTCACATAAGTGTTATTATTTTAATTAGCACGCCCATGGTTATGGCATAGGAAAAATGCATCACTGGTTCAAGTCCATCTCTTTTTTTATCATAATAGACACCAAGCCTTTTGGTTATAAAAACAGAAGTTATATACGTCATAAAATACTTGAGTCTATTTAATAATAACCTTCTTCTAATTAGAATAACAAATGCTAATATTCCACCAAACACAAAAGAATACAACATAACATATAAGACAAATTCAAATCCCATTAACGCACCAATTGTAGCAAATAATTTTACATCCCCAGCCCCTAACATATTAAGGGCAAATAAAACAAATAGAAAAGTAATAGGAAGAATAAATCCTAAGAATGAGTCTGTAAACCCCTTCAATCCATTTTGAACAGAATTGAGGAAAAATCCAAACAAACTTCCTATGAATAAAATTTTATTATTGATCTTATATGATTTTTTATCTGTAATAACAGAAATAATTAATATTATGATCAAATTTATATAGGCAATAGTCAATGCTTTACCTCCTCTTGCAGTAAATCACTGTTAATTTAATGTTGTTGTGTTAAAAATCAATTAATATTATTCAACATTGATTTGTGTTGGTTAATTATTAAAATAATTTATTAATTTATATTATATGTTGTTTTCATACAAAAGTCCACATTTTATTCCATTATTGTGCATATTATATTATTTATTTTTATTTTTGTATATTTATTACGCTATTATTTGTGTAAATTTTACAATACTCATTTTATTTAACTCTCTACATCTCATAGTAAATAAAAAAAAAGCA
This genomic window from Natranaerovirga pectinivora contains:
- a CDS encoding A24 family peptidase; translated protein: MTIAYINLIIILIISVITDKKSYKINNKILFIGSLFGFFLNSVQNGLKGFTDSFLGFILPITFLFVLFALNMLGAGDVKLFATIGALMGFEFVLYVMLYSFVFGGILAFVILIRRRLLLNRLKYFMTYITSVFITKRLGVYYDKKRDGLEPVMHFSYAITMGVLIKIITLM